The following proteins are co-located in the Triticum aestivum cultivar Chinese Spring chromosome 1A, IWGSC CS RefSeq v2.1, whole genome shotgun sequence genome:
- the LOC123191338 gene encoding ATP-dependent DNA helicase Q-like SIM isoform X2 has translation MDANSAGTDVSADHVIAELLEMGFEFDKISEAIGVVGPCRADVVEFVLNGSGSAQRKPGGGSQRRSSDRSARLANPRGKFKQSSITDHIASTTGSKTESCGEEPSTSYSCLAANMNPASTAALCFQPKPKHQTLVDDPRGEFDRTDKICAVLQKHFGFSCVKSFQKEALDAWFAHKDCLVLAATGSGKSLCFQIPALLTTKVVVVISPLISLMHDQCLKLAKHGISACFLGSGQPDNRVEGKAMAGMYKIIYVCPETVLRLMEPLKKLAEKPGIALFAIDEVHCVSKWGHDFRPDYRKLSVLRQNFCSSKLKFLEHDIPLMALTATATLPVREDILKSLKMSELTVVVLTSFFRQNLRFNVKHSKTSASSYGKDFQELIGTYNASRNFKGKSQKILHEVEPESESSSYESLDDSASDDEDAIADKTKLAKSFVKENAEHELDQYPGVDDFDVSCGEFLESSRPESFAFPVQSHETSSSESLDQGPTIVYVPTRKGTVELANYLCKSGLKAAAYNAKMPRSHLRQVHEQFHSNALEVVVATIAFGMGIDKSNVRRIIHYGLPQSLEAYYQEAGRAGRDGKLSDCTLYCNFMRTPTLLPNKRSDEQTRAAYRMLRDCFHYALNTSTCRARILVKYFGEEFGPDGCQMCDVCINGPPEMHDFKEEAVVFMNVLQAQAGQAIEGMDYNSTDCYISGRRNFGAVPDFRTIVSYIREKVCRDRQDMVARPCSYFRGHGIHTGSS, from the exons ATGGATGCCAATTCTGCCGGCACTGATGTATCTGCTGATCATGTCATTGCCGAGTTGCTTGAGATGGGGTTCGAGTTCGACAAGATCAGTGAAGCCATCGGTGTTGTCGGTCCGTGCCGTGCTGACGTGGTGGAGTTTGTGCTGAATGGTTCTGGTAGTGCACAAAGAAAGCCAGGTGGGGGGTCGCAAAGACGCTCTTCTGACAGGAGTGCTAGACTGGCTAATCCCAGGGGGAAATTTAAGCAGTCTAGCATTACTGATCATATCGCGTCAACCACTGGCAGTAAAACCGAGTCTTGTGGCGAGGAGCCAAGTACCTCATATTCTTGTTTAGCGGCCAACATGAACCCTGCATCGACTGCTGCTCTCTGTTTTCAACCAAAGCCAAAACATCAGACTTTGGTTGATGATCCTAGAGGCGAGTTTGACCGGACCGACAAAATTTGTGCTGTTTTGCAAAAGCATTTTGGATTCTCCTGTGTGAAGAGTTTCCAAAAGGAAGCCTTGGATGCTTGGTTTGCTCACAAGGATTGTCTTGTTCTAGCAGCAACTGGATCAG GGAAGTCACTTTGCTTTCAGATTCCAGCTCTTTTGACTACGAAGGTTGTGGTGGTGATCTCACCCTTGATTAGTTTGATGCACGACCAGTGCCTAAAACTTGCAAAACATGGGATATCAGCATGCTTCCTTGGATCAGGGCAACCAGATAATCGTGTTGAGGGCAAAGCCATGGCTGGCATGTATAAGATTATTTATGTTTGCCCCGAGACAGTTTTAAG ACTGATGGAACCATTGAAGAAACTTGCAGAAAAACCAGGGATCGCACTTTTTGCCATTGACGAGGTTCATTGTGTTTCTAAATGGGGTCATGATTTCCGACCTGATTATAG GAAACTGTCTGTGCTTCGACAAAATTTCTGTTCCAGCAAATTGAAGTTCTTGGAACATGATATTCCTTTGATGGCATTGACTGCTACTGCAACTCTCCCTGTACGAGAAGACATTCTCAAGTCCTTGAAAATGTCAGAACTTACAGTGGTTGTCTTGACGTCCTTTTTCCGACAAAACCTTCGATTTAAT GTAAAGCACAGTAAAACCTCTGCCTCATCATATGGAAAGGACTTTCAAGAACTAATAGGGACTTACAACGCTTCAAGGAATTTCAAGGGGAAAAGCCAGAAAATTCTTCATGAAGTTGAGCCTGAGTCTGAAAGCAGCTCATACGAGTCACTGGACGATAGTGCATCAGATGACGAAGATGCAATTGCTGATAAAACTAAACTTGCCAAGTCTTTCGTAAAAGAAAATGCTGAACATGAGCTGGATCAGTATCCAGGAGTAGATGATTTTGATG TTTCATGTGGAGAGTTCCTTGAAAGCTCGCGACCTGAGAGCTTTGCCTTTCCTGTTCAATCCCATGAAACTAGTTCATCAGAAAGTTTGGATCAAGGTCCTACAATTGTTTATGTACCCACGAGAAAAGGAACTGTGGAACTAGCTAACTATCTGTGCAAATCAGGCCTCAAAGCTGCAGCGTATAATGCAAAG ATGCCTAGATCACATTTGAGGCAGGTGCACGAGCAGTTCCATAGCAATGCCTTAGAG GTTGTTGTGGCTACTATAGCATTTGGCATGGGAATTGACAAATCAAATGTCAGGAGAATTATTCACTACGGTTTACCGCAG AGTTTGGAAGCGTATTATCAAGAAGCTGGTCGTGCTGGTAGAGATGGGAAGTTGTCAGATTGCA CTTTATATTGTAATTTTATGAGAACACCGACATTGCTTCCTAACAAAAGAAGCGACGAACAGACAAGGGCAGCATATAGAATGCTACGGGATTGCTTTCA CTATGCTTTGAACACTTCAACATGTAGAGCCAGAATACTAGTAAAGTACTTTGGTGAGGAATTTGGTCCTGACGGGTGCCAAAT GTGTGACGTCTGTATTAATGGCCCTCCTGAAATGCATGATTTCAAGGAAGAAGCAGTTGTGTTCATGAATGTGCTCCAAGCTCAAGCT GGACAAGCAATTGAAGGTATGGACTACAACAGTACAGACTGTTATATATCTGGAAGGCGAAATTTTGGGGCGGTACCTGATTTCAGAACGATAGTCAGTTATATAAGAGAGAAG GTTTGCCGTGACAGACAAGATATGGTGGCAAGGCCTTGCTCGTATTTTAGAGGACATGGGATACATACAGGAAGCAGCTGA